agggatagaagtggatcgggCAAAGATAGAGGTAATCGAGCAATTGCCACCCCCCGACGAATGTTAAAGGGGTGAGAAGTTTTCTGGGCCATGCCAGCTTTTATCAAAGATTCATCAAGGATTTCTCCCATATAGCCCGACCATTGACAAATCTCCTTGCCAAGGATGCCCCATTCAACTTCGATGACAATTGCCTCATATCCTTCTATACCCTCAAGAAGGCGcttgaaacgaacatggcaccatttatgccattttgagtaattttggtgatcgaatgacaacacaacacttggactaatatgattgttacgatgaccattctcaggcttttaggttcaagtgatgacaaagagaaagagaagataggcgtagcaaggcccaaagggccacccctacgggggttagcggacgggggtcgagggggagccacccctcgcgggtcttagggcagcgccctgaaagctcttcggtaggtagcaccagaagaaccgacgcatgggcatcggtgcatccgatggttgtcggaagaaccgacgccatggtattttggtgcagaagggaatcgaagccaagtcagcttataggcaccggatgaaccgatagttcaaaaaggggcattggtgcattgggcatactatgttccagagacgatgtaaaGTGCCCAGAAAAATATTcttcagcactggttgaaccgatggttcaaaaaggggcatctgtgcattgggcatactgtgttccagagacgatgcaagtcgcgcaagagccaagtcttcagcaccggttgaaccggtgaagcatcggtgcatgccatcggtgtaatgacatcagcagtcaggagttcaacggctacttcgggttatgagtgaccggatgaaccgatgctaccccagccagaggcatcggttcatccgatgatacgcagattttctgctgaccgttggagcaacggctacatgacttggtggcctatatatatgcctcaccccggccatttgaagcttgctggagttgctggacttcccacacatactcaagaacacctccaagccatacaagagcatagtgatcatatacttagcccttagcacactttgagagtgttgtgtaaaggattagctcttagtgagtgagattgcaaggtttcgagcctttgtgctgtggttcattagcgaaccaaaacaagagcttggtgcgccggcaccttggagcgtgaagctcaccggcaacgtcatcgaccctccgacttggtgtggagcggcgacgacactttgtgcgggggacgtggagacccccatcctttgtggagaagctccttagtggaacccggggccaaggtgaccgtgattgtgttcacggaagagacttggtggccgagtagcaatactcttagtgagtgctacaacaacgtagatataggtgtgcctttgtggctaaccgaaccacgggataaacacccgcatcaagagtttactatctcctatcccgctcattaagcttccgcatttcatactagcaatttgtgtgcctttactttcatagaatagttgtttgataggaaaggctataggttgctaaactcttttgggataggggtttcacactagaataacctagttgcacatctagatagcatgttttagtttaagttttgtgcaaactagttggagctataggtcaaagtttttattagtgcctaattcaccccctccccctcttagactagagcacccaATCCTTTCAGCGCTCGTTACTACATCCATCATATAGCCACACGATTGGAGTCGtcctttcgagatcatgtgcgaCGCTAGCGACTATGCCGTTGGAGCAGTGCTCAGTCAGTGCAAGGATAAGCAAGATTATGCCATATCTTATGCCAGTAAGACGCTGACCGGCCCCAAGCTCAACTATGCCACAACGGAGAAGGAACTTTTGGCTGTGGTTTTTGCCATGGACAAGTTCAGATCCTACTTGGTTGGTGTTAAAGTGATAGTATACATGGATCATGCTGCACTTAAGTACCTACTTACCAAGAAGGATGCTAAGCCACGACTCAtccgttggattctgctccttCAAGAGTTCGATCTTGAAATTAGGGATAAGAAAGGAGCACACAATTGTGTGGCTGATCATCTCTCCTAGATGCAAATCCAAGGATCGGACCTTCTGATCGACGATTATCTGAGAGATGATACTCTCTTAAAGGCCACTGCATCCAGTCCATGGTATGCCAACCTAGTGAACTTCATGGTGACTGAATACATACCTCcaggagaagacaagaagaggCTAATACACCTTAGCAGATTTCACCTTTGGGATGACCCCTATCTGTTCAAGGTCTGTGCTGATGGTTTACTCCGCCGCTGTATCCTGCTTTATGAGATCCAGAAAATTCTAGAGCGTTGTCATTCCTCGCCTTATGGAGAACACTACGAAGCATTCCGtacccatgcaaaagtttggcagagtggattcttctggccaaacaTATATGGAGACGCTAAGGAATTTGTCCGGCGTTGCCCAAGATATCAGAAGCATGGGAATATCAATTCCCGAGATGCTATGCCCTTGAAGAGCAATCTTCAAGTGGAAATTTTCGACGTATGGGGGTTGACTTCATGGGTCCCTTCCCTATGTTAGAGCAGTGCGAGTACATCTTGGTGGCTATGGACTATGTGTCCAAATGGGTAGAAACACTTCCTTGCGTTGCGGCCGACTCAAGGAGCTCCAAAAGAATATTTCAGGGAACAATATTCCCGCGCTTTGGAATTCCAAGAGTCGTGATTAGCAttggaggctcacacttcatcaATAAGACATTCAGGAAGTGCCTCAGCGAGCTTGGAGTAGATCACCGGGTTGCTACTCCATACCACCCCCAAACTAGTGGTCAAGCAGAAACGtcgaacaagcaaatcaagaacattctgCAAAAGACCATAAATGCCATGGGAAGGGATGGAAGAGCAAGTTACCCGAGGCACTCTAGGCATATCGGACAGCATATAAGACTCCGATAGGGATGACGCCTTACCAGCTGGTCTATGGAAAAACTTGTCATCTACCAGTTGAGCTAGAATTCAAATCCCATTGGGCTATCAAGAGGTGGAATATGGACCTCCAATCAGCGGGAATTAAGAGACAAATCCAATTCCCTGAATTGGATGACTGGAGGGAAAAAGCGTACCACAGCTCCAAATTATACAAGAAGCGTACGAAACGTTGGCACGATAAGCGAATCAAGATCAAGCAATTTAAGGCGGGGGATAAGGTACTCCTCTTTAACTCTCGCATTCGATTGTTTGGCCATGGTAAGCTTAGAAGTAAGTGGGAAGGCCCTTACTTAGTCATAAACGCTACCGATCACGGCGCGGTTACCCTCCAAGATGATGACGGGAACAGTTTCAAGGCCAACGGCCAAAGATTTAAAGTGTTTCTAGAACCAGAAATGCCGGAACTCGAAGAAGTAGGCATCTTCGAGTTATCCGAGATATGAAAATCTCGTCTATGGTCTTCGCCAGACCCGAAACCGGCCTGTCTTAGGGTAGAACCCTTCTCTTCTCTATTCTTTCATTCCCTTTCTACCCCTGGATAAACCACTATGTAAGAAACGATCAAAGAAGACATTTTTTTGGAGACGCATATTTTCTAACGTGTCTCCAAAACACATTTCTAGATGCATTGCAATAAAACACGTCTCCAATATGTTCTTTCAGGCTTTCGAAAAACAAAACGCATCTCCAATACGAGTATAAATGAGACGCGGATCAACAAAATCCGTCTCCGATAAAAAGAGTGGGCTTGGGGAGACGCACATAGAGAAAACGCATCACCTATGTTTCAGTCATGGACCCAAATTTTTTATCAACTCCAGTGGAGCACAGCTCGTGTCCGCCCTCGTCCAGAATCTCCCATACTCATCCAgcgtctctctctccctcctctcccagATCCAGATCGCACCACCCTGACGCTCCCGGCCGTCGGCGGCTGCCTCGTCCTGGTGGAGTCCCCGCGCCTCGTCCTTGTGGAGGCCACGCTAGGAATCTCTTCGAGGAGAGGCCTGGCCCGTCGCCTCCTAGAGTGTTTTACATGTATACCATTACAAAAGATGGCCTCGACGTCCATATCTCTAAAAAGTTTGGTGACACCTCTATATCAtcgcgtttttttttttgttttgacctCAGTACCATTATAGACGGAAGCAGTGCTAACGGAGGGTAATAGAGCTGAAAAAGACCATTATACCCTTGGGTGCCAAAAATTGATTAACTCTCCACTTCTCTCAATGACGAGCAGGCCCCACTTgtcatcttcttctttctcACCGTTCTTTTCCTCCACGACCTCCCTGTCCTGCTCTCTTCTTGGCCTCCCTCTCGACCCTTCCCTCTGCTGCTCTCCTCCCATCCTCCCTACCTGCGACACGAGTCCCAGGCGGCCAGCGCGGCGCCCGCCCGTGTGGCTGCCccaggcggccggcgcggcaccCGCTCACATGTGCTGGAGCAGCGAGCAACTCCGCCGCGGCACATGTGGGGGCCGCAACCTCCGCCGTGGCCGCGTGGGCAAGGCCCGCTCTGCGAGCTCTACTGCCGCCGCACATGGCCACGAATTCCACCTCGGCGGCAGCTCctgccatggccggccgagGCAACCACTACGAGCTTCCACGATTCTCCGAAATTCGAGCTCCTAGTCCATATGCGCCTCAAATTGATCTGTTCTCTGGCCTCCTCATGGCCAATTACACCATTCTCATCAAGTAATCTGAGTTAATTCAGTTTGATCCCAACAATTGAGGCACGAACGATGGGGAGTCCACGCCGCGGCCACCTCAAATTAATCCGTCTGCAGATGATTTGGCCATGGGGAGTCCTTGCCGCGGCCACCAGGGCTGCGCGGCTGCACCGCCCCGGCGGTCCTCGCCGCAGCCGCACGGCggccctgctccggccgccatCGGCGTGGCCGCCCCGGCGGTCCTCGCAACGGCCGCGATCCGAGGCTGTGGGCGAGCGATGGAGGGGGCGAGAGCGCGAGCTAGGAGGGGGCGAGAGGGCAGCTCGCCGGGGTGGAGGGAGACTGCGAGGGCGACGGTGGTGACCAGCCCAGCGACGCCCGCCCGCATGGCGGCCCCAGGCGGAGCCCGCGCGGCGACCCCATATGCGGTCGGCGCGGCGCCCCCAGGTGGCTGGCACGCCCCCCCCCAGCGCGGCGCCCGCCCGCGTGGCCGCaccgggcggccggcgcggcggccccggcggAGCCCGCGCGGCAACCCCAGGCGCGGCTGGCGTGGAGCCTGCCTGGCGCTGCGTTCGCGCGAACGGTGAGTTGGAGTTGTGTCATGTTGTCGAGTGTGTGAGGGAGAGATTGGGAGGGCAAAATGGTCAATTTACTAGGTTAGGTCTACATGTCAGACCTCTAAATCTGTTAATTGCTAATGGATAGTGGACGGAATGGTACAGACGTCAAAACGAAAAAACACGATGATATAGAGGTGTCACCAAACTTTTTAGTGGTATGGACGTCGAGGTCATCTTTTGTAATGGTATACATGTAAAACCCTCCGCCTCCTGGCCCCTCTCCGTGGGCGCCATGGAGCGTAGATCCATCTGGACTTGGATCAGACTGGCCTCCTGGTAAGCAGCCCCTGCGTGCTTGGATCCGCGGTCCTCGGATAGATAGGTGTGATTGCCGCTCCTCATCGCCCTGTATGTATATGAGTTTGGATCATCGGCAGGTTTTAGATTGTGACTCGCGAGGGGCGGTGGTGACACTTCCAGGACCAGCGAACGAGAACAGCGGCTGCGCGACGACGGTCACCCCGTGAGCACCACATGCTTCTAGCCATCTCGATATGAGTCCATCCGTGATTGCATATGTCATGCTAAATCAATTTAGACGTTTGTCCTGAATACGTTGCCTCAAGGAATACCTAATTTTTATGTTTGTGAGTCTTCATCCTCACCTTTTGTTTGAAGAATTTAGGACAATCTGCTGGTTCTGTGATGTAGACAGCTGTTTTTCTAACTTGCAGGACCACGACTAGTACATTGGAAATGCTAACTTGCATGTTCTTACACAGTTCATTGGGAGTTATCTATCATTCATATGCAAGTTCAGTAACCTAGTGCATGATAGACTTCTTTTGCTAGAAAATATGTTTGATGGATGATAGTGGACTGAAGTGCAAGGGCTCCCAATATgcttatcttttcttttaaatAAGTATGCCTCCAAGTGTTCGATAATGATGCAAAAGTACTGTTGTCTTCCCTTGAATTGATTAATTTCTTCATTTGCTTGCATGCACATGGGCATTGTCTCGCCTCACTATCAAAATAGGCGTGAGGTGGGCAAGGCAAGAATTCTGGTTCCTGTAAAAATCAAAATGGTATGTGATGCGTGACTCTTTGTCCTAGTTCTTGCTTATTATTCTTGCGAAATTATAGTTAAGATATCTGTATTTTGTTACTTCTTGCTTAGTTAAACTGATAGAATTTCCTCGCAGCTTGCCTGAGTGGCTTCTAGTTAAACTGAATCTGCTCTAGTTAAACTGATTTGGTGGCCTTGCTTCTCTGTGTACAGAGCCAGATGCTGCAGGACAGCAAGAGTCCAATATCTCCAAGTTCAAGTCGCAAGTGCAGAGCTTGCAGGTATTGTTCAAAGCTAAACAGTTAGGTCACAACTATTTCGATTACTGCATAAACAATAACGGAAGTGGCCATACATGCATATTGCATCTCAACCAACATGGAAACATATACAGATTAATTTTTTACTTGTTCGTCGAGCACTGTCTCTTCTTTTGTGTGGCACGATTCCTTCCAACAGAGGTATTGTTTTTCATCAGGACTTGCAAGGACAACTATATTTTTACCACCACCACATTGCCATTTCTTCTTTGTTCAGTTCATATTGAGGACCACACTAAATTGATTTGTTGGCTCATATTGACATCTAAAACTGGATTGGCTGTCCATAACAAATTAAAAAGACATTACAAGTACTACTCTTTCACCTTTAGAATTCTCCCCATATACTTGTGGTGTCTTCCACTTGGTAGTCCTTCGCACGGTGAACATTACTAATTCTGGACTGGTGGCAATGTTTTAGGACATGGAGATGACCGTTTTGAAAATGCTATGCAATTGTACTGCCATATTTTTCAGAGGTATGTTTGTCCCTTTCACAGGCTTGTTATTAACACCTAAGCTTACGAATCATGATGCACCCACCCTTTTTAGCGTCTTAGCAACAGCATCGAATGTTTCATTGTTTGGAGGATTTGCTTGGAAGAGTTTATGCATAGCAGTACATCACAGCTGGGATCACTAAGGATACGCCGCAGATGCTTCATTCAATAGGATTAGTGAGGATGCAGATGCTGTTTTTAAATATTTGAATTGTTATTTGTATATTGTATCATGTAAGATCCATAGAAAACATAAAAGGAGCATATTTGTTATTTGTTGGATCTCTTTCTTACCGAGACCTATAGAAAACCGAAGTGCTTGTTGCTTATTCTGTAATTGAGATTTTAATAAAATCAATGCGATGTATATAAGTACCTCTttctcccattttctttttttttgttcctgtAATATAGCAGATTAGAAGAGGTACTGTGATATATGTATGAGCACAGATGTATGTATATGAGATCAGAGAGGCACAATGGTGTATATATGGCCTATTTTTTGTCagctattttttttgttttttcaattTGTCATTGGAGACGCATTTTTGAGAAAACGCGTCACCTATAAGGAGTCATTGGAGACATGGATTGTCAAAACGCGTCACCTATAAAGGGTCACTGGAGACACATTTTGACAAAACACGTCATCTACGAGGGGTCATTGGAGATGCGTTTTGGCAAAACGCGTCTCCAATGACTACTTATTGGAGACGCGGAAATTTGTGTCTCTAATGTGCCTCATATCAGTGAcacaaattttgagatgaaattTTTTTCGTCTCCAATGACCTTTAAGACGTGTCTCCGGTAACTATTTCTGACATAGTGAACCACCCCAAGAATTGTGGCCAACACATGACGAGAGAGCACCTGCCAGGAGATCGGGGCTCACACTTCAGAGTGTGGGGCTAGCCGGCCTTGCCAGGGCCGCCCGGCCTCTACCCAGGCCGCCTGGCCTCTCCCAGACTCGTTCCGGAGAGCCGTTGCACAGTAACGCTCCTCGTCAGATGAACGTTCCACTTCCGAAAAGGGGTGCATCAATCGGAGGTGATTTAAGCCGGGAGGCCTCTCCCTCCTTGCCACTACACTCCTTTCCTGCAATCCCAGATTCCGTCCACCAATTCATGAGCCAAGATCACGTCCATGGCATTGTAATCCTCGCCCAAAACTCCACATTCTGCAGCCATGGACAGTTCCACTCCATCCGCTCCTACCAAATCATCCCAGAGCGTCACAACGAGCAGTATCCTGCGGATGATCGAGCCAATCCCTATGGCTGACTCCCTgtcatcgccgccgcgccagcAGGCCACTTCCCTCGTGCTGGTCACCTCCAGCTCGCGCGTCATCGCCCTCCAGAAGCCCTACATCAAGGGGCACTGGGCGGCTCGGTGCGCGCACTCCTGGACGGCCGACCACCGGGGTTCTTTCCCCACAGAAGGCCATTGGGAAGCGTCTCGTGCCGTCGTCTTCCGGCAGCCATGTGATGCAAGTCGCTTCCCTCCAGGCGGTGATGCCCAAGTCCCCAGACTACTCTCCGGCCAGCCCAAGTCCGCCACGCACCCGTGTGGTTGGACGAAGGGTCGGCCGCAGGAAGGAGCTGTGCCCACCATTGGATCGGGAGGAAAGGGAGTTAATTGACTCAACTCAGGGTCGGTACGGCGATTCAGATCGCCACGACCGATCCGGGGCCCTCCGGAGATCTATGCCTGCACGGACAGCGACgacatggaggaggaggagaatgaTGACATCGCCGCGCTCCGTGAGCAGCTCGCTGCTCTTAAACTCTGgctcaacaacatggatgagcGGGTGGCGGAGTCGGAGATCGACCGGATGGACCTGGACAATAAGATGGACACACTGCGCAAGGCTGTTTGTTCGAAGATCAAATGCCTTGCAAAGGCCACTGGGAATGAGGAGCTCTACCGAACCCCGGACCCGAGGATCTATGTCCAGTTAGGGAGGAATAGAATAAGTAGATTAGGAGTAGGTGCTGTTTTATTTTCCTTCATTTTGTTTCCTTCACCAGCACCTTAGTTTgctttataaaaattttgaattGAATAAAAATAAGTTTCCCCATGTCATGTATGTGGTTGGGACACActtgtgtgccaaccacacccctgTTCTCACATTGTGTGAAGTACCTAAGGAACTACAGCACACATAGCAAATGGAGAGCACCAGAAAAAGTTGAGAGCAATTCGCTGCAGAAAAGACCGGGAAGCCAAATGTAGCCCGACCGGCATACTAATTTTACAATCTTCAGCAACACCCAATGGATTTGTGACACGCACAGCACAACAGACACAATGCAATGGGTCATTTGCAAAACGATGGAAGATCAGGCCGCCCGACCTAAGATTAGGCCGCCAGGCCCCACTGTCAGCGAAATGCCGAGATCTTTCTCGTGCTGTAGGTTTGCAAGTCCTATAGCTCACTTCTCTAAAAGATCAGTTCAAATTGTGCCTGGtttaatacaaactaaaatttgaacaAGAACTTAGAGAAGGATGAAATCATTTCATGAAAATCAACATGTGCCTAAGTCTTATTTCTCATGCAAGTATTAACATACCTATGGAACTTAACTTTGTTAGGATCATCAGATCTTTTGTTTATTGACTCTTATGATATTTTGATCCAAAGTCGTGCTTGCTCCAACTCAAGGACTTGGAggtatttattttgaaaacaaaaatcaCGGCAACTCCCTTATGCTCAAACACCAATACcacgtgtgtgtatatatatatatatatatatatatatatatatatatatatatatatatatatatatatatatatatatgagagtaGTTTCTATGATTCCACATAGCTATCTTGTACATTTTGAGCTCATTCAACCTTATTGCCTCTCAAGTTATGCTGTGCACATTTTTACTTTGATCATACACGTACATGACATCAACCGTCATGAACAACCTTCAAATGCTCGTCATCCCtctgaaagaaaaataaaacaagtaaAGTGAGTCATCATGCTCATGGAgccttgttcaaaaaaaaaagagaaaggggaAGACGATAAGATCAAAAGTATAGATGACGGACAAGAGTCAATGTTTACTCATGCACATGATCAAAGTATATGAATGGCATTGCTACTTAGAGACACTTTGTTTGAACTTGCAAAATAAATGGAAAAGATGAGCACATACCTTTGTTATCATACAAGAGAGAGAGGCTTTGCCTTGAGATAATCATACACCATGAGCATCCAAGAGTTTGCCTTATTTCAAAAATCTGAAAACCCTCCAAGCTCCAAAAAGGAAAAGGCTCGCATTGATTCTTGGAGACAAGTTCTGAGGATCAATAGACAAAAGTGAAGATGTTAGCCACCTAGAATCCAATGTATGCAAAGAAAGCTAAGAAACAATTCTTATGCATAGTTTGAGTTCATGAAACCAGGCTTCGCTCTTTTCTCGACCTTATTGCTCGGGGTGAGCAAAGTCtggctgtgggggtgtgttggcgatCGATATCGATGATTTTCACTGCCAACGCTCCACCTAATTTCATGAAAGCTACGTCATAACCATGCCAAAAtcattattactaatgagttccacaagttttggtgtttatttgactttaggaacaacatatccaaagttGACCCAAAACGGACGCTGTTTGGACCAgaaggcccgaatccggccgaccggcatactttcggtggaatcttggcatgagaaTTTACCAAAGTCACATAAAGGGAGAATTCAAGCCATTCCAATGGGTTGGACCCAAAAATATACAACATGGACCCGGAAGGCTCGAacccatatccaaaagagaagCCAACCTAGGCCATGATCCAGCACACAACATCCACCACATCCAAGATTGATCCATGGCAAGCGAGGAGCGTGTCGATGCAATGGAGGACTGAAAGGCCGCCAgaggcaggccgcccggcccaaagAACGACGGTTGAGCAAACCGCCTGAAAGACCATCCTCCAGAAGCAATCAGGACCGTCCCACGGGAAGGCGGTGACACGTGGAGGCAgggccaagccggccggcctaggccaggccgcccggccccacttTCTAGTGTCTCGTCTCCAGCCTTCGCGTGGAAGTCAAGCACCACCTCTACTGTTGCTTACGACCGCCGCTACCTGAAATAACCGCCGAGAACCGACCTTGGCACACTACAAATAggaccccctcacctcacttgtaacacacacctttgGAGCTTGAGTGCCTCATAGTTCAATTTCATTCTAAGTAGAAtagagagagtgaggtgagagctttgtcGGAAGCCGAGCTAAAGGGGCAGAGTCgagttctctcgaccttaccccAACTTTGTACCCACCTCAGGGGAATCTTATAGTCAAGTAAGTTTTCCTCACTTATCTTTAGTTTCTCGCCAGTTTTACTTTTTACTTAAATTACTTTCTTagttactttctttgatctgcggggTCATGAGTCTGTGTaaatagcaagttctacttattgaGGTTACTTTTCTCCTTAGTACATGGTAGGAGTAAGTAGCTCAATAGCTGTgggcgtggtgtctaggcttggTTAGCCAtctcgggttgtgttccaccccacgacaccgtagtggtaggcggcaagtggtgatagCCTTGTTCAttctttgtagtccaccacgttcaggtgttttcatagcagtagttgctgaAGGACGTCgggctcccttctcatccctttctgagtccttctcttaggccaccgaagcagatcaagttagtaattaatcaagttatcTTAGTAATTCGGATTCGATCTAAAGATAAGCTCTCTACCCGCATACCTCTGCTCCTGGGCGGGTCCGACTGAATGCTCCAGACCACTAGTCGAAG
The Panicum virgatum strain AP13 chromosome 6N, P.virgatum_v5, whole genome shotgun sequence genome window above contains:
- the LOC120678873 gene encoding uncharacterized protein LOC120678873 — protein: MYMSLDHRQVLDCDSRGAVVTLPGPANENSGCATTVTPARCCRTARVQYLQVQVASAELAGHGDDRFENAMQLYCHIFQSVLATASNVSLFGGFAWKSLCIAVHHSWDH